Within Verrucomicrobiia bacterium, the genomic segment TCACCGAGCAAAATGTTCGGTCTTTGGCCAATTGGAAGGCCAAAGCCCCGCGCACCGAAGAAATCCCATTTGTGGTGGCCCGCATCGTATTGCAGGATTTTACCGGTGTTCCATTGTTGGTGGACCTGGCAGCGATGCGCTCGGCCGTTGCCCGGCTGAATAAGAATCCCAAACTCATCGAACCCCTGGTGCCGGTGGACCTCGTTGTGGACCATTCTGTCCAGGTCGATTTCTACGGCTCGCCAGAGGCATTGCGCCGTAATCTGGATATGGAATTCCAACGTAATCGTGAGCGTTATCAGTTTCTCAAATGGGGCATGCAGGCCTTCGATACCTTCAAGGTAGTGCCGCCCGGTATCGGCATCGTCCACCAGGTGAACCTGGAGTATCTCGCCAAGGGTGTTCTTTCTTCTCAGGTGTCTGTCAATTCCGCAGCTTCGGAGCTGTTCTATCCCGACACTTTGGTTGGCACCGATTCGCACACCACAATGATTAATGGTCTGGGCATCGTCGGCTGGGGCGTTGGGGGAATCGAAGCGGAGGCGGGCATGTTGGGCCAGCCGGTCTATTTTTTAACCCCTGACGTGGTGGGTGTGCATCTGACCGGCTCGCTTCGCGAAGGGGTGACGGCGACCGACCTGGCCTTGACGGTCACCCAGATGCTGCGCAAAGCGAAGGTGGTCGGAAAATTCGTCGAGTTTTACGGACCGGGGGCGGCTGCGCTTCCAGTGGTTGATCGGGCAACCATTGCAAACATGGCCCCCGAATACGGTGCTACGATGGGCTTCTTCCCCATTGATGGGGAATGCGTCGCCTACCTCGTGGCCACAGGCCGCACCCAAGAACTCTGCCGCGCTTACGAGAATTACTATCGCGCGCAGGGCCTTTTCGGAATGCCGCAGAAGGGGCAGCTTGAGTATTCTGTGGACCTGGAGCTGGACTTGGCGAGCGTGGTTCCCAGCGTCGCGGGGCCCAAACGCCCGCAGGACCGTATCGAGTTGCCAAACCTGCGCAACGAATTCGTTTCCGCTTTTGCGCGGCCCTTGAGCGAAAACGGTTTTGGCAAAACCTCAGCGGACCTGGCAAAGTCCTTTTCAGTTAAACTGGATGACGGCTTCGCTTCGGGGGGCGGCAGCCAGGAACCGGTCGCAGGCCAAAAGGCGCGAACCAGCAATACCAATCCGCTCACCGAATTGGAGATGGCCAATAACCGCCCGACCCCCGATACACTTGCCGGGGGAGCTCCGAAATGCGAGGGAGAAATCCACCATGGGAGCGTGTTAATCGCCGCCATCACCAGTTGTACAAATACAAGTAACCCCTCCGTGATGTTGGCGGCTGGGTTGCTGGCCAAAAAGGCGGTCGAACGCGGCTTGATGGTGAACCCGCTCATCAAAACCTCTCTGGCCCCTGGTTCGAGGGTTGTCACCGATTATCTCGCCAAAACCGGCCTCCAGCCTTACCTGGATAAGCTTGGGTTTAATCTGGTGGGTTACGGTTGCACCACCTGCATCGGCAACTCCGGCCCATTGCCCGCACCCGTCGATGAGGCCATCGGCAAATACGATCTGGTTGCCGCTTCTGTTTTGTCGGGCAACCGCAATTTCGAGGCGCGCGTGCATCAAAGCATTAAAGCCAATTTCCTGATGTCTCCCCCATTGGTGGTAGCGTTTGCTTTGGCGGGCCGGGTCGATATCGACCTGAGCCGCCAACCGTTGGGGAAAGGAAAGGACGGGCGCGAGGTCTATTTAAAAGACATCTGGCCTACTCTGCAGGAAGTTCGTGACCTGCTCCAATCCGCTTTGAAACCGGAAGTGTTTCGGCAGCTTTATCACGATTTCGCCGCCCAAAATCCCAAATGGAACGAAATCCCCTCCCGCTCCGGAGACGTTTACCCCTGGGAAGCGGACAGCACCTATATCCAGGAGCCGCCTTTCTTCAAGGAGTTCAACCTGCAACCGGGCCAGATGCTCGAGATTAAGGGCGCCCGCGCTTTGGGCATTTTTAGCGATAGTGTCACTACCGATCATATTTCCCCCGCCGGCAGCATCAAAAAGACTTCCCCCGCTGGCCAGTACCTGCTCGAAAAGGGAGTCGGCTTCGCAGATTTCAACAGCTACGGTTCACGGCGCGGCAACGACCGTGTCATGACCCGCGGCACTTTCGCTAATGTGCGGATTAAGAATCTAATGGTCCCCGGCACTGAGGGTGGTGTCACCAAATGCTACGCCAAAACCGGGCGCTTTGCCTCAGACCAGGTCGTTCCCATTTTTGATGCCGCCATGGCCTACCAGCAGGAGGGCACTCCCCTCATCATCCTGGCCGGACAGGAATACGGCACCGGTAGCTCGCGCGATTGGGCCGCCAAAGGGACCGCATTGCTTGGGGTCAAAGCAGTCGTCGCCCAAAGTTTCGAGCGGATTCATCGGTCGAACCTGGTTGGCATGGGGGTGTTGCCGCTCCAATTCAAGGAGGGCATTAACGCGCAAGGCCTTCATCTCGATGGCACCGAGACCTATGACGTCCTGGGCTTGGGGCACGGACTCAAGCCGCAGCAGGACCTTCAACTGCGCATCACACGCGCTGGAGGACAGGCCCAGACCATCCCGGTCACGTGCCGAATTGATACCCCCATCGAAATCGATTACTACCAGCATGGCGGCATTTTGCCTTACGTCCTGCGCCAATTGATTGCAGCGCAGAGCCCGGGCGCCAAACGGTGAAGGACCGCCCATCGCGCGCAGAACCCCGAGCTCCCAGGGCGGTGAGCGCTATGACGGCGGACCTGCTCCGCTTTGCTGAGCGCGTGATTGCGCGAGCCGACCGCGAGCACCCGGCCGATGCGGTGCTGCGCCAGGACCTCAAGGGCCAGCGCTTTTTGCCCGCTCAATCCACCGCCCAGGTCAGCCATGCGGTCTTCGCTTTTTACCGATGGCTGCGATGGCTGGACCCACACCAGCCGCTCACCAGTCAAATCGAGCACGCCTTGAGTCTCGCTGAACGGTTCCAGAATCAGCCGGCAAGCTTTACGGACGCCGAGCTGGTCGCTCTGGCGGTGCCGGAATGGTTGGCTGATTACATGACCATTACGCCCGCCTGGGCGCGCGCCCTGCAAACCGCCCCCAGGCTCTGGTTGCGCGCTCGGCCAGCCCAGGGCATCGCCTTGTGCAAAAGCCTCGGCCAATGCCGCCCTTTCGGTGACGGGCCGCTCGCCGATACCCTGGAATACCAAGGAGACCGGGACTTGTTTCTTATCCCTGAATTTCACACCGGAAAATTCGAACTCCAAGACCTCAGTTCCCAAGCCGTTGGTCTCCTCTGCGCTCCGCAGCCGGGTGAAACCTGGTGGGATGCCTGCGCAGGAGAAGGGGGTAAAACGTTGCACCTTTCCGATCTTATGCAGAACCGGGGATTAATCTGGGCGACTGACAAGGCGCCGTGGCGATTGCAGCGGCTCAAGCGCCGGGCCGCACGGGCAGGGGTTTTTAATTATCGGGCCGCCCTCTGGTCTCAGACCGCGCGGTTGCCAACCAAAACCAAATTCGATGGCGTCCTCATCGACGCGCCTTGCTCCGGCACAGGCACCTGGCATCGCAACCCGCATGCCCGCTGGACAACTACTCCCAGCGACCTTCAAGAACTCGCTCTCTTGCAGGAAGAACTTCTCTGCTCTGCCGCTGCTGTTCTAAAACCCCGCGGCAAGTTTATCTATGCCGTTTGCTCCTTAACTCGGCCTGAAACGGCGGATGTGGCCGCAAAATTTGAAAAGGAATGTCCAGCCTTTGCACCGTTTGAAATCCGTAATCCCCTGGACCCCGGTCTCCCAGCGGCGGCTCAATGGTATTTCAAGCCCGAACGGTTCGGAGGGAACGGTATGTTCGTCGCCGCTTGGACACGGACGCAGCGCCAAGGAAAGTATATTTGAAACACAGACACTGAGAAACCGAATATGCCAATGTGTGCAACTGGTACTTTAGCGGCTGTGCGGCGCCTGATCCCTAAACGAACGTTCCTTCGATTCACCGCAATGCGCCGCCTCTTTTTGCGGTCGGACGCCTGGATAAATCCTGCCCGATGGGCCATGATGTTCTTAGCACTCATATCCTTGCTGCTGACTTCTCAGGTGGCCTCTGTGAGCGCGGCCGCTTCATCCGAGGTGGCAGTGGCCTCACCGGAGTACTGCTCAGAAGTGAAAGGAGACACCACCGTCACCCTTGATGCGCCAGGCTTCAAGAGCCTCACAGTCAAATGCTGGAAGCAAGGCAGCGGCTTTGGGTCCGATGCCACGGTTGCTATTGTGGTCCTGGATGAAAAGGGCCATGGCTCGTTCGTGTTTCCCGCCGGCCAGTATCCTCATGGCCCCGTCACGGTGAGAATCAGCGGCCAGAATAGCACCGCCCAGGATAACTGC encodes:
- a CDS encoding RsmB/NOP family class I SAM-dependent RNA methyltransferase, whose amino-acid sequence is MTADLLRFAERVIARADREHPADAVLRQDLKGQRFLPAQSTAQVSHAVFAFYRWLRWLDPHQPLTSQIEHALSLAERFQNQPASFTDAELVALAVPEWLADYMTITPAWARALQTAPRLWLRARPAQGIALCKSLGQCRPFGDGPLADTLEYQGDRDLFLIPEFHTGKFELQDLSSQAVGLLCAPQPGETWWDACAGEGGKTLHLSDLMQNRGLIWATDKAPWRLQRLKRRAARAGVFNYRAALWSQTARLPTKTKFDGVLIDAPCSGTGTWHRNPHARWTTTPSDLQELALLQEELLCSAAAVLKPRGKFIYAVCSLTRPETADVAAKFEKECPAFAPFEIRNPLDPGLPAAAQWYFKPERFGGNGMFVAAWTRTQRQGKYI
- a CDS encoding aconitate hydratase, whose amino-acid sequence is MKSADNTFGALQSFDAGGGQQALFYSLPHLDRAGTGPVSRLPVSIRLVLESVLRNCDGRRITEQNVRSLANWKAKAPRTEEIPFVVARIVLQDFTGVPLLVDLAAMRSAVARLNKNPKLIEPLVPVDLVVDHSVQVDFYGSPEALRRNLDMEFQRNRERYQFLKWGMQAFDTFKVVPPGIGIVHQVNLEYLAKGVLSSQVSVNSAASELFYPDTLVGTDSHTTMINGLGIVGWGVGGIEAEAGMLGQPVYFLTPDVVGVHLTGSLREGVTATDLALTVTQMLRKAKVVGKFVEFYGPGAAALPVVDRATIANMAPEYGATMGFFPIDGECVAYLVATGRTQELCRAYENYYRAQGLFGMPQKGQLEYSVDLELDLASVVPSVAGPKRPQDRIELPNLRNEFVSAFARPLSENGFGKTSADLAKSFSVKLDDGFASGGGSQEPVAGQKARTSNTNPLTELEMANNRPTPDTLAGGAPKCEGEIHHGSVLIAAITSCTNTSNPSVMLAAGLLAKKAVERGLMVNPLIKTSLAPGSRVVTDYLAKTGLQPYLDKLGFNLVGYGCTTCIGNSGPLPAPVDEAIGKYDLVAASVLSGNRNFEARVHQSIKANFLMSPPLVVAFALAGRVDIDLSRQPLGKGKDGREVYLKDIWPTLQEVRDLLQSALKPEVFRQLYHDFAAQNPKWNEIPSRSGDVYPWEADSTYIQEPPFFKEFNLQPGQMLEIKGARALGIFSDSVTTDHISPAGSIKKTSPAGQYLLEKGVGFADFNSYGSRRGNDRVMTRGTFANVRIKNLMVPGTEGGVTKCYAKTGRFASDQVVPIFDAAMAYQQEGTPLIILAGQEYGTGSSRDWAAKGTALLGVKAVVAQSFERIHRSNLVGMGVLPLQFKEGINAQGLHLDGTETYDVLGLGHGLKPQQDLQLRITRAGGQAQTIPVTCRIDTPIEIDYYQHGGILPYVLRQLIAAQSPGAKR